In the genome of Acidobacteriota bacterium, one region contains:
- a CDS encoding SGNH/GDSL hydrolase family protein produces MHARQVVFGTATLVLVTLSLSAGRPVRAQQPAAPAPAASAGQTLPVGQLGCVELSAALRGVMTNDVRLRDWAQLARYRDANRAAGPVDVVFMGDSITDSWPQERFGPWFPGRRYAGRGISGQTTPQMLVRFRPDVITLKPKAVVILAGTNDIAGNTGPMTDEEIEGNLASMSELAVASGIKVVLSSITPTSAYHVGPSGLPQTTTRPMARIQAINAWMRDYAAAHGHVYLDYFSAMVDASGVMRSELTGDDLHPNAAGYAIMAPLAQAAIDRALR; encoded by the coding sequence ATGCATGCACGTCAGGTCGTGTTCGGCACTGCTACGCTCGTGCTCGTCACCCTTTCCCTCAGCGCCGGACGTCCCGTGCGCGCGCAGCAGCCCGCCGCGCCGGCGCCTGCTGCGTCGGCCGGCCAGACGCTGCCGGTCGGGCAACTCGGCTGCGTCGAGCTGTCCGCGGCGCTTCGTGGCGTCATGACGAACGACGTCCGCCTGCGCGACTGGGCGCAACTGGCGCGCTACCGTGACGCCAATCGCGCCGCCGGCCCCGTGGACGTCGTCTTCATGGGCGACTCGATCACCGACTCGTGGCCGCAGGAGCGGTTCGGCCCCTGGTTTCCTGGCCGCCGCTACGCCGGCCGCGGCATCAGCGGCCAGACCACCCCGCAGATGCTCGTCCGCTTCCGGCCGGACGTCATCACCCTGAAACCGAAAGCCGTCGTCATTCTCGCCGGCACGAACGACATCGCCGGCAACACCGGTCCGATGACCGACGAGGAGATCGAAGGCAACCTCGCGTCGATGAGCGAACTGGCGGTCGCCTCCGGCATCAAAGTCGTGTTGTCGAGCATCACGCCGACGAGCGCCTACCACGTCGGCCCGAGCGGCCTCCCCCAGACGACGACGAGGCCGATGGCGAGGATTCAGGCGATCAACGCGTGGATGCGCGACTACGCGGCGGCCCATGGCCACGTCTATCTCGATTACTTCTCGGCGATGGTGGATGCGTCAGGGGTCATGCGCAGCGAGCTGACGGGCGACGACCTGCACCCGAATGCGGCTGGCTACGCCATCATGGCGCCCCTGGCGCAGGCCGCGATCGACCGCGCGCTGCGGTAG
- a CDS encoding SRPBCC family protein, translated as MTLDVSAEIEIAASPADIAGIMFDPQREHEWIKVIKQVDLLDQALEPGARVRRTGTLMGYEFSWTTEVESVHFPHLLILKVTDGPFSGIIRYDVQRSGAGSRVRVRNVGQSDELPVPASMLAGPLKSAMQSDLERLKALVEG; from the coding sequence ATGACCCTCGACGTCTCTGCAGAGATCGAGATCGCCGCATCCCCTGCCGACATCGCCGGCATCATGTTCGATCCCCAGCGCGAGCACGAGTGGATCAAGGTGATCAAGCAGGTCGACCTGCTCGACCAGGCGCTCGAGCCCGGCGCTCGCGTGCGTCGCACCGGCACGCTCATGGGCTACGAGTTCAGTTGGACGACGGAAGTGGAGTCGGTCCACTTCCCGCACCTGCTGATCCTGAAGGTCACCGACGGGCCGTTCAGCGGCATCATCCGCTACGACGTGCAACGGTCGGGCGCGGGGTCGCGCGTGCGTGTGCGCAACGTCGGGCAATCCGACGAGCTGCCGGTGCCGGCTTCGATGCTGGCCGGCCCCCTCAAGAGCGCGATGCAGTCGGACCTCGAGCGCCTGAAGGCGCTCGTCGAAGGCTGA